TGGAGATTGACGCCTGGGTGGTGAACAGCTTGTCGGCGGTCAGGCGAAAACTCTTCAGCCGGGCGACCCAGACAAAGGTCTCGAGAAACTTCAGGTTCATGGGCAAGGCTCGGGTGACAAATTTTTCTTATGCCTAAGGCGGGTTTTTATTCGTTGGACGCAGCAGGGCGGGGCGCCCAAAAATCGGCGCATCCGGTTCCCACGATAGGCGTCGTCGGGACTACGAACAAGACCAATAAAAGCCTGCGGAGACTTGCCATGAGTGCGCCCGACACCCTCGACCTCGCCAAGACCACGGCCCGCCCCGGACCGTTCGACTGGTATCGCAACATCAACAAGCAGGAGCGTCGCACGTTCTGGAGCTGCAAGATCGGCTACGGTCTGGACGGCATGGACACGCAGATGCTCAGTTTTGTGGTGCCGACCCTGATTGCGATGTGGGGCATCACCACGGGCGAAGCCGGGCTGATTCACACCAGCACGCTGATCGCCTCGGCCATTGGCGGTTGGGTCGCCGGAATACTCTCCGATCGCATCGGCCGTGTGCGCACTTTGCAACTGACGGTGTTGTGGTTCGCCTTCTTCACCTTCCTCTGCGGTTTCGCGCAAAACTACGAGCAGTTGTTGATCGCCCGCACCCTGATGGGCTTCGGTTTCGGTGGCGAATGGACTGCCGGCGCAGTGCTGATCGGCGAAGTGATCCGGGCGAAGGATCGCGGCAAAGCGGTCGGCATGGTGCAATCCGGTTGGGCTCTGGGCTGGGGGCTGACGGCGATTCTGTATGCGCTGCTGTTCTCGATCATGCCGCCGGAAGACGCCTGGCGAGCGCTGTTCATCCTCGGCATCGTGCCGGCGATTTTTGTGATCTTCGTGCGTCGACTGGTGAAAGACCCGGAGATCTATCGCGAAGCCAAGGCTGCGCAAACCCCGGAAAATGCGGCGAAGTTCTATGAGATTTTCGCGCCCGGCATGCTCTTCACCACTTTTCGCGCCTCGCTGCTGACCACCGGCGCGCTCGGCGGCTACTACGCGATCACCTCGTGGCTGCCGACCTTCCTGAAAAACGAACGGGGCTTGAGCGTGCTCGGCACCGGCGGTTACCTGGCGATGGTGATTGTCGGTTCCTATGTCGGTTACGTGATCAGTGCCTATCTCACCGACCTGTTGGGCCGCAAAAAGAACTTCATCCTGTTCGCGGTCGGCTCGTTCACCATCGTTCTGCTCTACACCCAATTGCCGGTCAGTAATGGCGTGATGCTCTGGCTGGGCTTTCCGTTAGGCTTCTTCGCCTCGGGGATTTTCAGCGGTATGGGCGCGTTTCTCACCGAGTTGTTCCCAACGCGGATTCGCGGCTCCGGCCAAGGCTTCTGCTACAACATCGGTCGGGCGCTGGCGGCGCTGTTTCCGCTGTTGATCGGCCTGCTCAGCCAGAAAGTACCGTTGAGCGTGGGCATTGGTGCATTTGCTGCGGTGTCTTACGGCGTGGTGATTATCGCGGCGTTGAGCCTGCCGGAAACCCGTGGCAAGCAACTCGACGCGCAGTAACTGATAACCT
The sequence above is drawn from the Pseudomonas sp. FP2196 genome and encodes:
- a CDS encoding MFS transporter translates to MSAPDTLDLAKTTARPGPFDWYRNINKQERRTFWSCKIGYGLDGMDTQMLSFVVPTLIAMWGITTGEAGLIHTSTLIASAIGGWVAGILSDRIGRVRTLQLTVLWFAFFTFLCGFAQNYEQLLIARTLMGFGFGGEWTAGAVLIGEVIRAKDRGKAVGMVQSGWALGWGLTAILYALLFSIMPPEDAWRALFILGIVPAIFVIFVRRLVKDPEIYREAKAAQTPENAAKFYEIFAPGMLFTTFRASLLTTGALGGYYAITSWLPTFLKNERGLSVLGTGGYLAMVIVGSYVGYVISAYLTDLLGRKKNFILFAVGSFTIVLLYTQLPVSNGVMLWLGFPLGFFASGIFSGMGAFLTELFPTRIRGSGQGFCYNIGRALAALFPLLIGLLSQKVPLSVGIGAFAAVSYGVVIIAALSLPETRGKQLDAQ